GCCCTTCCCCACGATCGTCTGGCTTTCGCCCGCCTCGATCGAATGCCGCGTCAGGATCGGCGGATAATCGCTGCCCTCCGGCGAGATGAAGCAATAGGAGAACCGCGCCATGATGTCCTTGGCGGTCGACAGATTGAGGTAGGTCGGGATGCGCCGGCGCATCTTCATGACGACCGAGCGCAGATCGTCCATGCCGTGGGTCTGGTCGGCGTGCTCGTGGGTCAGGAACACGGCGTCGATGTGGTCGACATTGGTCGAAAGCAATTGCTCGCGCAGGTCCGGCGAGGTGTCGATCACGATGCGCGTGGTGCCGTGCTCGGACGTCCGTTCGACCAGCAGTGAACAGCGACGACGGCGGTTCTTGGGATTGTTGGGATCGCAAGCGCCCCAACCGAGCGCCGGGCGCGGCACGCCGGCGGAGGAGCCGCATCCCAGGATCGTCAGCGTCAGCGTCATGCGTCGTTCAAAGCTTTCACCTTGGAGAACAGACGGAAGAAGTTCTCAGTGGTCTGGCGCGAGATCTCCTCGAGCGACACGCCGCGCGTTTCGGCGAGCACTTTTGCGACCTCGACCACATAAGCCGGCTCGTTGCGTTTGCCCCGGAACTTCCCGGGCGCAAGATAGGGCGCGTCTGTTTCAACCAGAATACGGTCCGATGGCAGCTCGGCCGCGAGCGCGCGCAGGGCATCCGACTTCTTGAAAGTCAGAATACCCGTGAAGCCGATATAGAGCCCCAGCGACACCGCTTTCAGCGCAAGCTCACGCCCGCCTG
This genomic stretch from Bradyrhizobium sp. CCGB12 harbors:
- a CDS encoding MBL fold metallo-hydrolase; translated protein: MTLTLTILGCGSSAGVPRPALGWGACDPNNPKNRRRRCSLLVERTSEHGTTRIVIDTSPDLREQLLSTNVDHIDAVFLTHEHADQTHGMDDLRSVVMKMRRRIPTYLNLSTAKDIMARFSYCFISPEGSDYPPILTRHSIEAGESQTIVGKGGAVTMTAFLVQHGAIPALGYRIGDAAYTPDLNDIPRESWGALENLDLWIIDGLRYTTHTSHLSINDALSWIERFKPKRAVITNMTADVDYEVLRQSLPAGVVPAYDGLRLETH